Proteins from a genomic interval of Lolium perenne isolate Kyuss_39 chromosome 1, Kyuss_2.0, whole genome shotgun sequence:
- the LOC139833965 gene encoding B3 domain-containing protein At1g49475-like: protein MANDLTMAQRKTEKLKLGSPTETPEEGPSKKRRAANVGHFQPNVGSDQFPRIVFRPIFSWLRIPQDFVRWFGEIRSNIIVTTNTGCNWRMTTVREDDDAYIDQGWAGFAVAHQVQVDQFLIFKKVSSFEYSVVIFDHTCTKVMTRYHGDATRCVVFESHI from the coding sequence ActgagaagctcaagcttgggtcaCCTACTGAGACCCCCGAAGAGGGACCGTCGAAGAAGCGAAGGGCGGCTAATGTCGGCCACTTCCAGCCGAACGTAGGGTCGGACCAGTTCCCGCGCATCGTCTTCAGGCCCATCTTTAGCTGGCTCCGGATCCCTCAAGATTTCGTCAGGTGGTTCGGAGAAATCCGTTCGAACatcattgtcaccaccaacactGGCTGCAACTGGAGGATGACTACGGTGAGAGAAGACGATGACGCATACATCGACCAGGGGTGGGCGGGCTTCGCCGTCGCTCATCAGGTACAGGTAGACCAGTTCCTCATCTTCAAGAAGGTATCCTCCTTCGAGTACAGtgtggtcatcttcgaccacACCTGCACTAAGGTGATGACCCGTTACCATGGCGATGCCACCAGGTGTGTCGTCTTCGAAAGTCATATCTGA